From Streptomyces sp. Edi4, one genomic window encodes:
- a CDS encoding FKBP-type peptidyl-prolyl cis-trans isomerase gives MRRRLAAALIVPALMLTAACGGGDDGGKKKDASASPSAQASQPPAAPKPVSEAAPMPTVAGDAGKKPTITIPKGDPSGKFVVKTLTAGTGAEVKKDDLAVTKYTGKIWKSGKELSGSYDQGGAPQVIPAGSATYIPAFSEAVLGQKVGARVLVVAPPSAAFGAAGKQELGVSGTDTLVFVLDVDSVMPKKVDGTQAAIPSDLPQIKADKEEAATIAVPKNDPPKKLVDQVLIEGKGDEVKSGQTVYMQYSGATWKPNEGLPQAKLFDTSWKTGAPFTTTIGQGQVIEGWDKGLVGKKVGSRVLLVIPPEQGYKDKAQGADIPANSTLVFVVDILGAV, from the coding sequence GTGCGACGCCGACTTGCTGCCGCGCTCATCGTGCCGGCCTTGATGCTCACCGCGGCTTGTGGAGGGGGTGACGACGGGGGGAAGAAGAAGGACGCGTCCGCTTCCCCCTCCGCGCAGGCGTCGCAGCCGCCCGCCGCCCCCAAGCCGGTGTCCGAGGCCGCGCCGATGCCCACCGTCGCCGGTGACGCGGGCAAGAAGCCCACGATCACCATCCCGAAGGGCGACCCGAGCGGGAAGTTCGTCGTCAAGACGCTGACGGCGGGCACCGGCGCGGAGGTCAAGAAGGACGACCTGGCGGTCACCAAGTACACCGGGAAGATCTGGAAGAGCGGCAAGGAGCTGTCCGGCTCCTACGACCAGGGCGGCGCCCCCCAGGTCATCCCGGCGGGCTCGGCGACCTACATCCCCGCGTTCAGTGAGGCGGTGCTCGGTCAGAAGGTCGGCGCCCGCGTCCTGGTCGTCGCCCCGCCGTCCGCCGCGTTCGGCGCCGCGGGCAAGCAGGAGCTCGGAGTGAGCGGCACCGACACCCTGGTCTTCGTCCTCGACGTCGACAGTGTGATGCCGAAGAAGGTCGACGGCACCCAGGCGGCCATCCCCTCGGACCTGCCGCAGATCAAGGCGGACAAGGAAGAGGCCGCCACGATCGCGGTGCCCAAGAACGATCCGCCGAAGAAGCTCGTCGACCAGGTCCTCATCGAGGGCAAGGGCGACGAGGTCAAGAGTGGCCAGACCGTCTACATGCAGTACAGCGGCGCCACCTGGAAGCCCAACGAGGGCCTGCCGCAGGCGAAGCTGTTCGACACGTCCTGGAAGACCGGCGCCCCGTTCACGACGACGATCGGCCAGGGCCAGGTCATCGAGGGCTGGGACAAGGGCCTGGTCGGCAAGAAGGTCGGCAGCCGCGTCCTGCTGGTCATCCCGCCGGAGCAGGGCTACAAGGACAAGGCCCAGGGAGCGGACATCCCCGCGAACTCGACCCTGGTCTTCGTCGTGGACATCCTCGGAGCAGTGTAA
- a CDS encoding MFS transporter has translation MAAGYAQILRTRHAARLLAGTLTGRLPNATAAIAVVFFVRAEGGGYSLAGALTAVYGVATAVGQPLLGRAVDLYGQPRVMLPASVLSALGMAMLAVVGIRPVFLAYAAVLVAGIATPPLEGGLRALWPSVLGGEGQVHTAYAMDAIAQEVMFTVGPLLVTVSIALWSPATALLLINALGILGALSVVLSEPSRTWRSAPREAHWLGALRSPGLLALLGSFFFVGLALGAIIVAASAYGDDQGSDSVYGWLMAANGLGALLGGLAYGARQWSGAPEKRLRVLVALLAVGYLPLALVPDLPAMAALTVLSGVFLAPCIACAFIAVDRHAPRGTVTEAFSWLVTAFGVGTAIGTAAAGPALELGGTGAGFAVAGGGGVAALVVLLATHKVLAAPGRRRDVAGVDENDQNRAVEPGFSSGHQA, from the coding sequence ATGGCGGCGGGGTACGCGCAGATCCTTCGGACCCGGCACGCCGCGCGGCTGCTCGCGGGCACGCTGACGGGCCGGCTGCCCAACGCGACCGCCGCCATCGCGGTCGTCTTCTTCGTGCGCGCCGAGGGCGGCGGCTACTCCCTCGCGGGCGCCCTGACCGCCGTGTACGGGGTGGCGACGGCCGTGGGCCAGCCGCTGCTCGGGCGCGCCGTGGACCTGTACGGGCAGCCGCGCGTGATGCTCCCCGCCTCCGTGCTCTCCGCCCTCGGCATGGCCATGCTCGCCGTCGTCGGCATCCGTCCCGTGTTCCTGGCGTACGCGGCCGTGCTGGTGGCCGGGATCGCCACCCCGCCCCTGGAAGGCGGTCTGCGGGCCCTGTGGCCCAGCGTCCTCGGGGGCGAGGGCCAGGTGCACACCGCGTACGCCATGGACGCGATAGCCCAGGAGGTGATGTTCACCGTCGGCCCACTGCTGGTCACCGTCTCCATAGCCCTGTGGTCACCCGCCACCGCGCTGCTCCTGATCAACGCGCTCGGGATCCTCGGCGCCCTCAGCGTCGTCCTGTCCGAGCCGTCCAGGACCTGGCGCTCGGCGCCCCGCGAGGCGCACTGGCTGGGCGCGCTGCGCTCGCCGGGCCTGCTCGCGCTGCTCGGCTCGTTCTTCTTCGTCGGCCTCGCGCTCGGCGCCATCATCGTGGCCGCGTCCGCCTACGGCGACGACCAGGGCAGCGACTCGGTTTACGGCTGGCTGATGGCCGCCAACGGCCTCGGCGCGCTCCTCGGCGGCCTCGCCTATGGCGCGCGGCAGTGGAGCGGGGCGCCCGAGAAGCGGCTGCGGGTCCTGGTGGCGCTGCTCGCGGTGGGCTATCTGCCGCTGGCCCTGGTCCCGGACCTGCCCGCGATGGCCGCGCTCACCGTCCTCTCCGGCGTGTTCCTCGCGCCCTGCATCGCCTGCGCGTTCATCGCGGTGGACCGCCACGCGCCGCGCGGCACGGTCACCGAGGCCTTCTCCTGGCTGGTGACGGCCTTCGGCGTCGGCACCGCGATCGGTACGGCGGCGGCGGGTCCCGCGCTCGAACTCGGCGGAACGGGAGCGGGTTTCGCGGTCGCGGGGGGCGGCGGAGTGGCGGCGCTGGTGGTGCTGCTCGCGACGCACAAGGTCCTCGCGGCGCCCGGGCGTCGGCGCGATGTCGCCGGAGTTGACGAAAATGATCAAAACCGTGCCGTCGAACCCGGTTTCAGCTCAGGCCATCAGGCGTAA
- a CDS encoding WYL domain-containing protein translates to MAANAIDQTRRMLSLVTYLRERPGAHVADVARAFGITEDELISDLDVLPMCGTSFRGGDLLDIDTDGDRIWWHNPDDVAAPLRLAADEATALLVAARAVSTLPGLREGDRQALLRATAKLETAAGETAGASSRLSVTFESEGGVFAEVDRAISERRRLWVKYYSPARDELTEREVDPIRLFAVGHTYMEAWCRLSEARRTFRLDRVAEIRLLDEASAPPELELRDLSEGLVQPSAEDPEVVVEVGPGGRWVAEYYPHDSAQELPDGGLRITLRTPDPASLRRLALRLGQDGRIVSPQDLAQSARRAATEALAGYEEQPTPDHRS, encoded by the coding sequence ATGGCTGCCAATGCCATCGACCAGACACGGCGGATGCTGTCGCTGGTGACGTATCTGCGCGAGCGCCCCGGCGCCCACGTCGCCGATGTCGCCCGCGCCTTCGGCATCACCGAGGACGAACTGATCTCCGACCTGGACGTGCTGCCCATGTGCGGTACGAGCTTCCGGGGCGGCGACCTGCTGGACATCGACACCGACGGCGACCGCATCTGGTGGCACAACCCCGACGACGTCGCGGCCCCGCTCAGGCTCGCCGCCGACGAGGCGACCGCGCTGCTGGTGGCCGCGCGGGCCGTCTCCACCCTGCCGGGCCTGCGCGAGGGCGACCGGCAGGCGCTGCTTCGCGCCACTGCCAAGCTGGAGACCGCGGCCGGTGAGACCGCGGGCGCCAGCTCCCGGCTCTCGGTCACCTTCGAATCCGAGGGCGGCGTCTTCGCCGAGGTGGACCGGGCGATCTCCGAGCGGCGCCGCCTGTGGGTGAAGTACTACTCGCCGGCCCGCGACGAGCTCACCGAGCGCGAGGTCGACCCGATCCGGCTCTTCGCCGTGGGCCACACCTACATGGAGGCGTGGTGCCGCCTCTCCGAGGCGCGGCGCACCTTCCGTCTGGACCGGGTCGCCGAGATCCGGCTGCTCGACGAGGCCTCCGCGCCGCCCGAGCTGGAGCTGCGCGACCTGTCCGAAGGGCTCGTCCAGCCGTCGGCCGAGGACCCCGAGGTCGTCGTCGAGGTCGGCCCGGGCGGGCGCTGGGTCGCGGAGTACTACCCGCACGACAGCGCGCAGGAGCTGCCCGACGGAGGCCTGCGGATCACGCTGCGCACGCCGGACCCGGCCTCGCTGCGGCGGCTCGCGCTGCGGCTCGGCCAGGACGGCCGGATCGTCTCGCCGCAGGATTTGGCCCAGAGTGCCCGGCGCGCGGCCACCGAGGCGCTGGCCGGCTACGAGGAACAGCCCACGCCCGACCACCGGAGCTGA
- a CDS encoding WYL domain-containing protein: protein MAIAKAERLMNLALCLLGTRRALSKRELRESIEAYLEAGSDDSFNRMFERDKDDLRELGLVIETVENLDGETGYLARRDSNRLPPVQLDAEEAAALGLAARVWQQARLAGAASGALQKLRAAGMPEADNPYEHSAIEPRIPVHESAFEPLMLACRDRRPVVFDYRKVTAVRPETRHVEPWGLECWRGHWYLAGWDRERGAERVFRLSRISGKVRSRAGAFTAPVPDVVTVRETVESWAGETATRSARIRLRSGAGYPLRARATSVRELGGGWAELEIPYGHGLDAHLVEFGPDVVVLEPADLRADVIERLRAVAKG, encoded by the coding sequence ATGGCGATTGCCAAGGCCGAGCGGCTGATGAACCTGGCGCTGTGTCTGCTCGGGACACGGCGCGCACTCAGCAAGCGGGAGCTGCGCGAGTCCATCGAGGCCTATCTGGAAGCCGGTTCCGACGACTCCTTCAACCGGATGTTCGAGCGGGACAAGGACGATCTGCGGGAGCTCGGCCTGGTCATCGAGACCGTCGAGAACCTGGACGGCGAGACCGGCTACCTCGCCCGCCGCGACAGCAACCGGCTGCCCCCGGTCCAGCTCGACGCCGAGGAGGCCGCCGCCCTCGGGCTCGCCGCCCGGGTCTGGCAGCAGGCCAGGCTTGCGGGTGCGGCCAGTGGAGCGCTCCAGAAACTGCGCGCCGCCGGCATGCCGGAGGCCGACAACCCCTATGAGCACAGCGCCATCGAGCCGCGCATCCCGGTCCACGAGAGTGCCTTCGAGCCGTTGATGCTGGCCTGCCGCGACCGGCGCCCGGTGGTCTTCGACTACCGCAAGGTCACCGCCGTACGCCCCGAGACGCGCCATGTGGAGCCCTGGGGTCTTGAGTGCTGGCGCGGTCACTGGTATCTGGCCGGCTGGGACCGCGAGCGGGGCGCCGAGCGGGTCTTCCGGCTCAGCCGCATCTCGGGCAAGGTCCGCTCGCGTGCCGGGGCGTTCACCGCGCCCGTGCCCGACGTCGTGACCGTACGCGAGACGGTCGAGAGCTGGGCGGGGGAGACCGCGACGCGCTCGGCGCGGATCCGGCTGCGCTCCGGCGCCGGCTATCCGCTGCGGGCGCGGGCCACCTCGGTGCGGGAACTCGGCGGCGGGTGGGCGGAGTTGGAGATTCCGTACGGGCACGGGCTCGACGCCCACCTCGTGGAGTTCGGCCCCGACGTGGTCGTGCTGGAACCGGCCGATCTGCGGGCCGACGTGATCGAGCGGCTGCGCGCCGTGGCCAAGGGCTGA
- a CDS encoding DEAD/DEAH box helicase, giving the protein MTEDLSPAEAYAAARLRAAEQATALAPFRDLYDFDLDPFQIEACQALEAGKGVLVAAPTGSGKTIVGEFAVHLALGQGRKCFYTTPIKALSNQKYADLARRYGADKVGLLTGDNSVNADAPVVVMTTEVLRNMLYAGSQALIGLGYVVMDEVHYLSDRFRGAVWEEVIIHLPESVTLVSLSATVSNAEEFGDWLDTVRGDTEVIVSEHRPVPLWQHVMAGRRMYDLFEEESDHGGRGIARREVNPDLLRMARLENQKTYNPRERRRGKMVREADRERERRQRSRIWTPGRPEVIERLDAEGLLPAITFIFSRAACQAAVQQCMYAGLRLNDEEGRQKVREIVEERTASIPGEDLHVLGYYEWLEGLERGIAAHHAGMLPTFKEVVEELFVRGLVKAVFATETLALGINMPARSVVLEKLVKWNGEQHADITPGEYTQLTGRAGRRGIDVEGHAVVLWQRGMDPDALAGLAGTRTYPLRSSFKPSYNMAVNLVQQFGRHRSRELLETSFAQFQADKSVVGISRQVQRNEEGLEGYREGMRCHLGDFEEYARMRRDLKDRETELAKHGAAQRRAAAAASLEKLKPGDIIHVPTGKFAGLALVLDPGIPAGRTNGHRGFEQHDGPRPLVLTAERQVKRLASIDFPVPVAALERMRVPKSFNARSPQSRRDLASALRTKAGHIVPERHRKGRSDAADDREINRLRTALRAHPCHGCDEREDHARWAERYYRLQCDTKQLEQRIEGRTNTIARTFDRIVALLTELDYLRDEEVTEHGRRLARLYGELDLLASECLRARVWEGLNPAELAACVSALVYEARQSDDAVAPKTPSGNAKAALGEMVRIWGRLDALEEDHKINQAEGVGQREPDFGFAWAAYQWASDKGLDEVLREADMPAGDFVRWCKQVIDVLGQIAAAAPRENSTVAKNARKAVDALLRGVVAYSSVG; this is encoded by the coding sequence ATGACAGAGGACCTCTCACCAGCCGAAGCGTACGCAGCTGCCCGGCTCCGCGCCGCCGAGCAGGCCACCGCGCTCGCACCCTTCCGTGACCTGTACGACTTCGATCTCGACCCCTTCCAGATCGAGGCCTGTCAGGCGCTCGAAGCCGGAAAGGGCGTGCTGGTCGCCGCCCCCACCGGCTCGGGCAAGACCATCGTCGGCGAGTTCGCCGTGCATCTGGCCCTCGGGCAGGGCCGCAAATGCTTCTACACCACGCCCATCAAGGCGCTGTCCAACCAGAAGTACGCCGACCTGGCGCGGCGCTACGGCGCGGACAAGGTCGGCCTGCTGACCGGCGACAACAGCGTCAACGCGGACGCGCCGGTGGTCGTCATGACCACCGAAGTGCTGCGCAACATGCTGTACGCGGGCTCCCAGGCCCTCATCGGCCTCGGCTACGTGGTGATGGACGAGGTGCACTACCTCTCCGACCGCTTCCGGGGCGCGGTCTGGGAAGAGGTGATCATCCACCTTCCCGAGTCCGTCACGCTGGTGTCCCTGTCGGCGACGGTCTCCAACGCCGAGGAGTTCGGCGACTGGCTGGACACCGTGCGCGGCGACACCGAAGTGATCGTCTCCGAGCACCGCCCCGTGCCGCTGTGGCAGCACGTCATGGCCGGACGGCGGATGTACGACCTCTTCGAGGAGGAGTCCGACCACGGCGGCCGGGGCATCGCCCGGCGCGAGGTCAACCCCGACCTGCTGCGCATGGCGCGCCTGGAGAACCAGAAGACGTACAACCCGCGCGAGCGGCGCCGGGGCAAGATGGTGCGCGAGGCCGACCGCGAGCGCGAGCGCCGTCAGCGCTCCCGGATCTGGACGCCGGGCAGGCCCGAGGTCATCGAACGGCTCGACGCCGAAGGCCTCTTGCCGGCCATCACTTTCATCTTCAGCCGCGCCGCCTGCCAGGCCGCCGTCCAGCAGTGCATGTACGCGGGGCTGCGGCTCAACGACGAGGAGGGCCGCCAGAAGGTCCGCGAGATCGTCGAGGAGCGCACCGCCTCCATCCCGGGCGAGGACCTGCACGTCCTTGGCTATTACGAATGGCTCGAAGGCCTGGAGCGCGGCATCGCCGCCCATCACGCCGGCATGCTGCCCACCTTCAAGGAGGTCGTGGAGGAGCTGTTCGTCCGTGGCCTGGTGAAGGCGGTGTTCGCCACCGAGACGCTGGCCCTCGGCATCAACATGCCGGCGCGTTCGGTGGTGTTGGAGAAGCTGGTCAAGTGGAACGGCGAGCAGCACGCCGACATCACCCCCGGCGAGTACACCCAGCTGACCGGCCGCGCCGGGCGCCGCGGCATCGACGTCGAGGGCCACGCGGTGGTCCTGTGGCAGCGCGGCATGGACCCGGACGCCCTGGCGGGCCTCGCGGGCACGCGCACCTATCCGCTGCGCTCCAGCTTCAAGCCGTCGTACAACATGGCCGTGAACCTGGTCCAGCAGTTCGGCAGGCACCGCTCGCGCGAACTGCTGGAGACCTCCTTCGCGCAGTTCCAGGCCGACAAGTCGGTCGTCGGCATCTCGCGCCAGGTCCAGCGCAACGAGGAGGGCCTGGAGGGATACCGGGAAGGCATGCGCTGCCACCTCGGTGACTTCGAGGAGTACGCGCGGATGCGGCGCGACCTGAAGGACCGCGAGACCGAGCTCGCCAAGCACGGCGCGGCCCAGCGCCGCGCGGCGGCCGCCGCCTCCCTGGAAAAGCTCAAGCCGGGCGACATCATCCATGTGCCGACCGGCAAGTTCGCGGGTCTCGCCCTCGTTCTCGACCCCGGCATCCCGGCGGGCCGCACCAACGGGCACCGGGGCTTCGAGCAGCACGACGGGCCGCGCCCGCTGGTGCTGACGGCCGAGCGGCAGGTCAAGCGGCTCGCCTCGATCGACTTCCCGGTGCCGGTGGCGGCCCTGGAGCGGATGCGGGTGCCCAAGTCGTTCAACGCGCGCTCCCCGCAGTCCCGCCGCGACCTCGCGTCCGCGCTGCGCACCAAGGCCGGGCACATCGTCCCCGAGCGGCACCGCAAGGGCCGTTCCGACGCGGCCGACGACCGGGAGATCAACCGCCTTCGCACCGCGCTGCGCGCCCACCCCTGCCACGGCTGCGACGAGCGCGAGGACCACGCCCGCTGGGCCGAGCGCTACTACCGCCTCCAGTGCGACACCAAGCAGCTGGAGCAGCGCATCGAGGGGCGCACCAACACCATCGCGCGCACCTTCGACCGCATCGTGGCCCTGCTCACCGAGCTCGACTACCTGCGGGACGAGGAGGTCACGGAGCACGGCAGGCGCCTGGCCCGGCTCTACGGCGAGCTCGACCTGCTGGCCAGCGAATGCCTGCGCGCACGGGTGTGGGAAGGCCTGAACCCGGCCGAACTGGCCGCCTGCGTCTCGGCGTTGGTGTACGAGGCCCGTCAGTCCGACGACGCGGTCGCGCCCAAGACGCCGTCAGGCAACGCCAAGGCCGCGCTCGGCGAGATGGTACGGATCTGGGGCCGGCTCGACGCCCTCGAAGAGGACCACAAGATCAACCAGGCGGAGGGCGTGGGCCAGCGCGAGCCCGACTTCGGGTTCGCCTGGGCCGCCTACCAGTGGGCCAGCGACAAGGGCCTGGACGAGGTGCTGCGCGAGGCCGACATGCCAGCCGGTGACTTCGTGCGCTGGTGCAAGCAGGTCATCGACGTCCTCGGCCAGATCGCGGCGGCCGCCCCGCGCGAGAACAGCACGGTGGCCAAGAACGCCCGCAAGGCGGTCGACGCGCTGCTGCGCGGCGTCGTCGCCTACAGCTCGGTCGGCTGA
- the pafA gene encoding Pup--protein ligase — protein sequence MDRRIFGLENEYGVTCTFRGQRRLSPDEVARYLFRRVVSWGRSSNVFLRNGARLYLDVGSHPEYATPECDNVTELVTHDKAGERILEGLLVDAERRLHEEGIAGDVYLFKNNTDSAGNSYGCHENYLVARHGEFSRLADILIPFLVTRQLICGAGKVLQTPRGAVYCVSQRAEHIWEGVSSATTRSRPIINTRDEPHADAERYRRLHVIVGDSNMSETTMLLKVGATDLVLRMIEAGTVMRDLTLENPIRAIREVSHDITGQRKVRLASGREASALEVQREYYEKAVDFVEHRGIRTGTVAQVLELWGRTLDAIEAEDLDRIGTEIDWVMKYQLIERYRAKNNMTMSHPRVAQIDLAYHDIHRRRGLYYLLERKGQAARICDDLKIFEGKSVPPQTTRARLRGDFIRRAQEQRRDFTVDWVHLKLNDQAQRTVLCKDPFRSVDDRVEKLIAGM from the coding sequence ATGGACCGCCGCATTTTCGGGCTGGAGAACGAGTACGGCGTCACGTGCACGTTCAGGGGACAGCGCCGACTGTCTCCTGACGAAGTGGCGCGCTACCTCTTCCGCCGTGTCGTGTCATGGGGCCGCAGCAGCAATGTCTTTCTGCGGAACGGCGCCCGCCTCTACCTCGACGTGGGATCGCATCCGGAATACGCAACGCCCGAATGCGACAACGTGACCGAACTGGTCACCCACGACAAAGCCGGTGAGCGCATTCTCGAAGGCCTGCTCGTCGACGCCGAACGCCGCCTGCACGAGGAGGGAATCGCGGGCGACGTCTATCTCTTCAAGAACAACACCGATTCGGCGGGAAACTCCTACGGCTGCCACGAGAACTATCTGGTGGCCCGGCACGGAGAGTTCTCCCGGCTCGCGGACATCCTCATCCCCTTCCTGGTGACCCGTCAGCTGATCTGCGGCGCCGGCAAGGTGCTCCAGACCCCGCGCGGCGCGGTCTACTGCGTGAGCCAGCGCGCGGAGCACATCTGGGAGGGCGTCAGCTCCGCCACCACCCGCTCGCGGCCGATCATCAACACCCGGGACGAGCCGCACGCGGACGCCGAGCGCTACCGGCGTCTGCACGTCATCGTGGGCGACTCCAACATGTCGGAGACGACCATGCTGCTCAAGGTCGGCGCCACCGACCTCGTGCTGCGCATGATCGAGGCCGGCACCGTCATGCGCGACCTCACCCTGGAGAACCCGATCCGGGCCATCCGCGAGGTCTCCCACGACATCACGGGCCAGCGAAAGGTGCGTCTGGCCAGCGGGCGCGAGGCCTCCGCCCTCGAAGTGCAGCGCGAGTACTACGAGAAGGCCGTGGACTTCGTGGAGCACCGCGGCATCCGCACCGGCACCGTGGCCCAGGTACTGGAGCTGTGGGGCCGCACGCTGGACGCCATCGAGGCCGAGGACCTGGACCGGATCGGCACCGAGATCGACTGGGTCATGAAGTACCAGCTGATCGAGCGGTACCGGGCCAAGAACAACATGACCATGTCGCATCCCCGGGTCGCGCAGATAGACCTCGCCTACCACGACATCCACCGTCGGCGGGGTCTGTACTACCTGCTGGAGCGCAAGGGCCAGGCCGCGCGCATCTGTGACGACCTGAAGATCTTCGAGGGCAAGTCGGTGCCCCCGCAGACCACTCGGGCCCGGCTGCGCGGCGACTTCATCCGCCGCGCGCAGGAACAGCGGCGCGACTTCACGGTCGACTGGGTGCATCTGAAGCTCAACGACCAGGCGCAGCGCACCGTGTTGTGCAAGGACCCCTTCCGGTCGGTGGACGACCGGGTGGAGAAGCTGATCGCCGGTATGTGA
- the tatC gene encoding twin-arginine translocase subunit TatC, whose translation MLKSARKQQRDPEGRMPLSDHLRELRNRLAKSVLAILVCAIVAAFYYKDIAELITKPIKEAVDCTVPFTKLTEKDGAKVCGNITMSGLMGPFTLMIKVSMVTGVVAASPVWLYQLWAFVSPGLHKHEKRYSLSFVAAGFPLFLAGGWFSYNVLPAAAEVLLGFTPEGVANLLPLNELIDLVTRMIIVFGLSFELPLFLVMLNFSGILTGRRMLGWWRGMIMGVTVFAAFATPTVDPVSMLSLAAPIVALYFVAVGISLLNDKRRRERAESGPADDEASDLDLTPEDVGAIEPVTSPPALPGQSDGGRGSRLSGYDDVT comes from the coding sequence TTGCTCAAGTCTGCCCGCAAACAACAGAGGGACCCCGAGGGCCGGATGCCGCTCTCGGACCACCTTCGTGAGCTGCGCAACCGGCTCGCGAAGTCGGTGCTCGCGATCCTGGTCTGCGCGATCGTGGCGGCGTTCTATTACAAGGACATCGCCGAGCTGATCACCAAGCCGATCAAGGAGGCCGTGGACTGCACGGTGCCGTTCACCAAGCTCACCGAGAAGGACGGCGCCAAGGTCTGCGGCAACATCACGATGTCCGGCCTCATGGGGCCGTTCACGCTGATGATCAAGGTGTCCATGGTGACGGGCGTGGTCGCGGCCAGCCCGGTCTGGCTCTACCAGCTGTGGGCGTTCGTCTCGCCCGGGCTGCACAAGCACGAGAAGCGGTACTCGCTGAGCTTCGTGGCGGCGGGCTTCCCGCTCTTCCTGGCCGGTGGCTGGTTCTCGTACAACGTGCTGCCGGCGGCCGCCGAGGTGCTGCTGGGCTTCACCCCCGAGGGCGTGGCCAACCTGCTGCCCCTCAACGAGCTCATCGACCTCGTCACCCGCATGATCATCGTCTTCGGCCTCTCCTTCGAGCTGCCGTTGTTCCTCGTCATGCTCAACTTCAGCGGCATTCTCACCGGCCGCCGCATGCTGGGCTGGTGGCGCGGAATGATCATGGGTGTCACCGTGTTCGCGGCCTTCGCGACGCCGACCGTCGACCCGGTCTCGATGCTCTCGCTCGCCGCTCCGATCGTCGCCCTGTACTTCGTCGCCGTCGGCATCTCCCTGCTGAACGACAAGCGGCGCAGGGAGCGCGCGGAATCCGGGCCCGCCGACGACGAGGCGTCCGACCTCGACCTCACCCCCGAGGACGTCGGCGCCATCGAGCCCGTCACCTCGCCCCCCGCGCTGCCCGGGCAGTCCGACGGCGGCCGGGGCAGCAGGCTCAGCGGGTACGACGACGTCACCTGA
- a CDS encoding helix-turn-helix domain-containing protein, whose protein sequence is MSSMTGRRVGRPRAIQRPDSGLAAREELLGAAAELFTRHGYAATTTRMVAERAGLRQATMYHYFAGKEDLLAELLESTVAPSLDLARRLLDDSARGAGERLRALCRFDVELLCGGPHNLGALYLLPEVRAERFAAFHRTRAELKAAYAELIAATEACAELDADERALRTDLVFGLIEGVILIHRSAPAREVAVFADATAAAALRIAGTV, encoded by the coding sequence ATGAGCTCCATGACGGGACGACGGGTCGGACGGCCCCGGGCGATCCAGCGGCCGGACAGCGGTCTCGCCGCCCGGGAAGAACTGCTGGGCGCGGCGGCCGAGTTGTTCACCCGCCACGGTTACGCCGCGACGACCACCCGGATGGTGGCGGAACGCGCGGGCCTTCGCCAGGCCACGATGTACCACTACTTCGCCGGCAAGGAGGACCTGCTCGCCGAGCTCCTCGAATCGACGGTGGCCCCCTCCCTCGACCTGGCGCGCCGGCTCCTGGACGACTCCGCGCGCGGCGCCGGTGAACGCCTGCGCGCGCTGTGCCGTTTCGACGTGGAGCTGCTGTGCGGCGGCCCGCACAACCTGGGCGCGCTGTATCTCCTCCCCGAGGTACGGGCCGAGCGCTTCGCGGCGTTCCACCGGACCCGGGCCGAGTTGAAGGCCGCGTACGCCGAGCTGATCGCGGCGACCGAGGCCTGCGCGGAGCTGGACGCCGACGAGCGGGCGCTGCGTACGGATCTGGTGTTCGGGCTGATCGAGGGTGTCATCCTCATCCACCGCTCGGCGCCGGCCCGCGAAGTGGCCGTCTTCGCCGACGCCACCGCAGCTGCGGCGTTGCGCATCGCGGGCACAGTCTGA
- the tatA gene encoding Sec-independent protein translocase subunit TatA, with product MFGRLGAPEIILILIVVVLLFGAKKLPDMARSLGKSARILKSEAKAMKSDGQQTAPADPPVPGEQPPAQRTIQSAPGDVSSARPVAEPTDTTKR from the coding sequence ATGTTCGGAAGGCTCGGCGCCCCCGAGATCATTCTCATCCTCATCGTCGTCGTCCTGCTGTTCGGCGCGAAGAAGCTCCCGGACATGGCGCGCTCGCTCGGCAAGTCGGCCCGCATCCTCAAGAGCGAGGCCAAGGCCATGAAGTCCGACGGCCAGCAGACCGCTCCGGCCGACCCGCCGGTCCCGGGCGAGCAGCCGCCGGCCCAGCGCACCATCCAGTCGGCGCCCGGCGACGTGAGCAGCGCGCGCCCGGTGGCCGAGCCGACGGACACCACCAAGCGCTGA
- a CDS encoding FKBP-type peptidyl-prolyl cis-trans isomerase — protein MSIDKPEIDFPEGEPPADLEIKEVWEGDGAVAKAGDFVKVHYVGVAFSTGEEFDASWNRGNPLEFKLGAGQVIEGWDKGIQGMKVGGRRRLTIPAHLAYGDRGAGGAIAPGETLIFVCDLVAV, from the coding sequence GTGAGCATCGACAAGCCCGAGATCGACTTCCCCGAGGGCGAGCCGCCGGCGGACCTCGAGATCAAGGAGGTCTGGGAGGGTGACGGCGCCGTCGCCAAGGCCGGCGACTTCGTCAAGGTCCACTACGTGGGCGTGGCCTTCTCCACCGGCGAGGAGTTCGACGCCTCCTGGAACCGCGGCAACCCGCTGGAGTTCAAGCTGGGTGCCGGTCAGGTCATCGAGGGCTGGGACAAGGGCATCCAGGGCATGAAGGTCGGCGGCCGCCGCCGGCTGACCATCCCCGCCCACCTCGCCTACGGCGACCGCGGCGCCGGCGGCGCCATCGCCCCGGGCGAGACGCTGATCTTCGTCTGCGACCTGGTCGCCGTCTGA